A stretch of the Malus domestica chromosome 08, GDT2T_hap1 genome encodes the following:
- the LOC103420942 gene encoding DNA-3-methyladenine glycosylase-like isoform X1: MGEQTQGQTQTQAQPQTPTQAPTPTQPPPHHDSIDDTTIAQVGPTPTELSNAPSKTSSPPSKIPFRPRKIRKLSPDSADPASSLQIVVVPEAPKPVAATKASKIKTVPQRPVSAPKIVARPLSCEGEIETAIRYLRNADPLLAPLIDLHPRPTFDNFHTPFLALTRSILYQQLAYKAGTSIYTRFIGLCGGEACVVPETVLAQTPQQLRQVGISGRKASYLHDLARKYQNGILSDSAIVNMDDKSLFTMLTMVNGIGSWSVHMFMINSLHRPDVLPINDLGIRKGVQLLYNLEELPRPSQMEQLCEKWRPYRSVATMYMWRFSESNGAPSSAAGASLRPQQLQQQQPQQQQQQHSQHPQQQQLMDSFSSLINIGNGACIHDELSFSMPCDAGPVPGDLDREWK, encoded by the exons ATGGGCGAGCAAACCCAGGgccaaacccaaacccaagcCCAGCCCCAGACTCCGACTCAAGCTCCGACTCCGACTCAGCCGCCGCCGCACCATGACTCCATCGACGATACCACAATCGCCCAAGTCGGCCCCACACCCACCGAGCTGAGCAATGCTCCGTCCAAGACCTCTTCCCCCCCTTCTAAAATCCCCTTCCGCCCCCGAAAGATCCGGAAGCTCTCGCCCGACAGCGCCGACCCCGCTTCCTCCCTTCAAATCGTCGTCGTACCGGAAGCCCCCAAACCCGTCGCCGCCACCAAGGCTTCCAAGATCAAGACCGTCCCGCAGCGCCCCGTTTCGGCGCCCAAAATTGTGGCGCGGCCGCTTTCCTGCGAGGGAGAGATCGAGACGGCGATTCGCTATCTCCGAAACGCCGATCCGCTCCTGGCTCCGTTGATCGACCTCCACCCGCGGCCGACCTTCGACAACTTCCACACCCCCTTCCTTGCCCTAACCCGCAGCATTCTCTACCAGCAACTCGCGTACAAGGCCGGCACGTCGATCTACACGCGCTTCATCGGGCTGTGCGGCGGCGAGGCCTGCGTCGTACCCGAAACCGTGCTCGCCCAGACGCCGCAGCAGCTCCGGCAAGTCGGAATTTCGGGCCGGAAAGCGAGTTATCTCCACGACTTGGCGCGGAAGTACCAGAACGGCATTCTATCGGACTCGGCGATTGTAAATATGGACGACAAGTCGTTGTTCACAATGCTGACGATGGTCAACGGGATCGGGTCTTGGTCTGTGCACATGTTCATGATTAACTCGCTGCACAGGCCCGACGTGCTTCCGATCAACGACCTCGGAATCCGGAAAGGCGTTCAGCTTCTGTACAATCTTGAGGAGCTGCCTCGGCCGTCGCAGATGGAGCAGCTGTGCGAAAAGTGGCGGCCTTACCGGTCAGTAGCGACGATGTATATGTGGAGATTTTCTGAATCAAATGGGGCTCCTTCGAGTGCGGCCGGTGCGAGTCTGCGACCACAGCAGCTTCAGCAGCAGCAGCcgcaacagcagcagcagcagcactcGCAGCATCCCCAGCAACAGCAGCTTATGGATTCCTTCAGCAGTCTTATTAATATTGG GAATGGGGCATGCATTCACGATGAACTATCCTTTTCCATGCCATGTGATGCAGGGCCTGTACCTGGGGACCTTGATCGGGAGTGGAAATGA
- the LOC103420942 gene encoding alkylbase DNA glycosidase-like protein mag2 isoform X2, with the protein MGEQTQGQTQTQAQPQTPTQAPTPTQPPPHHDSIDDTTIAQVGPTPTELSNAPSKTSSPPSKIPFRPRKIRKLSPDSADPASSLQIVVVPEAPKPVAATKASKIKTVPQRPVSAPKIVARPLSCEGEIETAIRYLRNADPLLAPLIDLHPRPTFDNFHTPFLALTRSILYQQLAYKAGTSIYTRFIGLCGGEACVVPETVLAQTPQQLRQVGISGRKASYLHDLARKYQNGILSDSAIVNMDDKSLFTMLTMVNGIGSWSVHMFMINSLHRPDVLPINDLGIRKGVQLLYNLEELPRPSQMEQLCEKWRPYRSVATMYMWRFSESNGAPSSAAGASLRPQQLQQQQPQQQQQQHSQHPQQQQLMDSFSSLINIGACTWGP; encoded by the exons ATGGGCGAGCAAACCCAGGgccaaacccaaacccaagcCCAGCCCCAGACTCCGACTCAAGCTCCGACTCCGACTCAGCCGCCGCCGCACCATGACTCCATCGACGATACCACAATCGCCCAAGTCGGCCCCACACCCACCGAGCTGAGCAATGCTCCGTCCAAGACCTCTTCCCCCCCTTCTAAAATCCCCTTCCGCCCCCGAAAGATCCGGAAGCTCTCGCCCGACAGCGCCGACCCCGCTTCCTCCCTTCAAATCGTCGTCGTACCGGAAGCCCCCAAACCCGTCGCCGCCACCAAGGCTTCCAAGATCAAGACCGTCCCGCAGCGCCCCGTTTCGGCGCCCAAAATTGTGGCGCGGCCGCTTTCCTGCGAGGGAGAGATCGAGACGGCGATTCGCTATCTCCGAAACGCCGATCCGCTCCTGGCTCCGTTGATCGACCTCCACCCGCGGCCGACCTTCGACAACTTCCACACCCCCTTCCTTGCCCTAACCCGCAGCATTCTCTACCAGCAACTCGCGTACAAGGCCGGCACGTCGATCTACACGCGCTTCATCGGGCTGTGCGGCGGCGAGGCCTGCGTCGTACCCGAAACCGTGCTCGCCCAGACGCCGCAGCAGCTCCGGCAAGTCGGAATTTCGGGCCGGAAAGCGAGTTATCTCCACGACTTGGCGCGGAAGTACCAGAACGGCATTCTATCGGACTCGGCGATTGTAAATATGGACGACAAGTCGTTGTTCACAATGCTGACGATGGTCAACGGGATCGGGTCTTGGTCTGTGCACATGTTCATGATTAACTCGCTGCACAGGCCCGACGTGCTTCCGATCAACGACCTCGGAATCCGGAAAGGCGTTCAGCTTCTGTACAATCTTGAGGAGCTGCCTCGGCCGTCGCAGATGGAGCAGCTGTGCGAAAAGTGGCGGCCTTACCGGTCAGTAGCGACGATGTATATGTGGAGATTTTCTGAATCAAATGGGGCTCCTTCGAGTGCGGCCGGTGCGAGTCTGCGACCACAGCAGCTTCAGCAGCAGCAGCcgcaacagcagcagcagcagcactcGCAGCATCCCCAGCAACAGCAGCTTATGGATTCCTTCAGCAGTCTTATTAATATTGG GGCCTGTACCTGGGGACCTTGA